In Cryptomeria japonica chromosome 5, Sugi_1.0, whole genome shotgun sequence, the genomic window TGAATGATACGCAATCAAAATATAATTAGATAGAAATTATACTACCTATGGACAGAAAATCAACTGTCACGTGTTACGTGCATTTTCTGTATAACAGTCATAGTTGATTATACGGAAAAATAACAAAATATCTGGAAGAGAATATCATTTTGCAGTTTATATACGTAGCATAAGGCCCTAAATGCTATAAAGCCATAAGAAACTATACAAAATTGAATAGGAAAACCGGCTGATTTGCTTTCCTCTTGAATGGCGTCGTTCTCAGTGCTGAAGGAGCTGGATGACCTGAACAGCCTGGAGAAGCAGGTAAACGAGGCTCTGCTAAAAGCTTCACAAGGCAACTTAATTCCCAAGCCCATATCGTtggcttctcttcctcttcctcaaaCGCCTTTGGCCGAAAAGGCCACAGCCTACGCCAAATCCTGCCTAAATTTAGAGGTTTTCCAGCACAGTATGCGCTCCTACTATTTTGGCACAGCTATTGCTTCCCAACATTTCCCCCATTTTAACTGGGATCACCACACAGCCTACCTGGCATCCATGTTGCATGACGTGGGACTAACATATGACGCGTTTGCGCTGAGTGGGATGTCGTTCGAGTTCCACGGTGGCATCCTGGCCCGGGAGTTCCTGTTGAAGGAAGGTGCGTCACCAAGTGTGAGTGACACGGTGGCAGAAGCCATCTTCAGGCATAAAGAGATGATACACGTGGACAGTTCTGCCACGTGTGGGCATTCGCCCGAGGATGTTGTGCTTATCTTAGGGACCCATTTGGATGTCTACGGGGCATTTGCGCCTCTCATACACGTGGACACTATTGATGACGTGGTTACTAAGTTTCCTAGAACTGGATATGTTGATGTATATGCTGATTTACTGGAGGAAGAAGTGAAGGCAAAGGGCTTTTGTACCACCGCTCAGTTAGTGCAAAGTGGTTTTCTAGATAAACTGAAAAATAATCCAGTGTTCGCAAAATATGATTATTAATGGTGGATTGTGGTCTACCTAGTGGTCGAGATAACAAAAATATTAGGCTAAATAAAgatttggatttcaaatccttaAATTTGTATTGTGGGGTGGGTTTGTGGCTTGTTAAATTAGGGAGACTTTTTTAGATTTATTACTATTGATAATCAAATTGTGAGTTTATCATAGAGACATAAGTTGAATTATAGGGATTAAATTGGAGTTGATTcaatgtatattttgataagtatataaatgtaaatgaaaataaAATCTTTTTATAGTTTATGATATAATGTGATCTTTTTTGTTTACAAATGGTTTATAGATATGGGATTATTTCATAAGGTGAAATGGCTTTTCAAGTTACGATAACATGCATTTACGATATTAGTCCATGTCACTGCAACACAGGGCTAGTTGCACCTCTTTACCTAAGACTTAGTATTCAATGTGGGACTGCTAAATCAATGTGTCAAGTTACTTTATGTGTGAGTATTTCTAATTGGTCCATTTTTCAACAAATCATAGcttcaatgaaaaggattttttaaaTAGAGTTAAAGGATGTGATCATTGTAGATCTACCCCTCATCATTAAAGATCGATGACTAATATTCAAACGCAAAGAACAACTAGTTGATAACACCTTGTTCATGCGTATGAGcataaatgatgaaatgaattGCTATCTACTAGATTTTCTTTGAATTTATGCATCAAAAGAAGTCATTTGAGTTCACAAGAGTTTCTAAAAGCAACAAGTATGAAGAATTTGCAAAATTAAAAACTCTTTGGTGTTCTTAGAAGTGAATTAGGGTCTCTAACCATCACACGACTAAGTTTGAAATTATTTCCCTATTTCATAAATTGTTGTTAGAATTCTATGTTCTTATGTTGTGAAGGGTTTTGTGTTGTTCTGAAAATATTAGAATGTCATTATTTGTCAAATTTAGTAAAAAAACCATTATCATTTCTAAAACCCtcattctcaaaaaccttaaactaAGAGTCAAGGTAGTTCTCAATCTATGAAGCCAAAAAGGGTAGTCGATGAAGACCTCATGATTTAGCTCCCTAcctcatcaagaaaggtaatgcATGCTAAAGGGTTTGGAATATTATTAGATCGATAAATGTATAGGGCTATATGTACACACTTAAAATTGTCCTAacctaattaaatagatatttattatttatttaattattcataataAAGCATAAGATCTTTTCTTTCAAGCTATAAGTTAGTTTTGTGACTCAAAGTCAGTTTTAGATTGAGAACATCATTGTAATATTTTACTTGGTGAAGACTAAAAAGCATTTAAATCACATATTACTACAAGTATGCCTTTTATCAATGAACTACAACAATTTGCTTCTCGATGTGTAGTTTTATTATGTCCAACCTTATGATTGATgtattttttttgagatttttgtacAGATCCTCCAATATATGTCTCATCTTAGCACCTATAGGTAGTGAAACACATGTTTCTTGCAAGATGTGAGTTGTGTATGAATGTGGACAACTTTTAGTTGTGACAAAACCTTCTTTTTTCCTTCAAAATTGTGAAAACATTTAGCCTCCTCATAAAATATTGATGCATAAATATGTAAAAACTCTTGAGTTATCTAAGAACTAGCTTGGTCATTGTATGATTGCATCAAAACCACAATATTGATCTAAAAAGAAATATATGGCGCATCACCTCTTAGTTTTAGGCACCATTGTAAAcaatttttctctctttcctaGTGAAAAATTAATAGTATAGGTGACAACTCCAAATGAAAcaaccttctctagagattcaccCAAACTTGCAGGCAACCCAGAGGCCCAAGAGTGTTTCCATGTTACATCAAATAGCTAAGTAGACA contains:
- the LOC131032712 gene encoding cyanamide hydratase DDI2-like; its protein translation is MASFSVLKELDDLNSLEKQVNEALLKASQGNLIPKPISLASLPLPQTPLAEKATAYAKSCLNLEVFQHSMRSYYFGTAIASQHFPHFNWDHHTAYLASMLHDVGLTYDAFALSGMSFEFHGGILAREFLLKEGASPSVSDTVAEAIFRHKEMIHVDSSATCGHSPEDVVLILGTHLDVYGAFAPLIHVDTIDDVVTKFPRTGYVDVYADLLEEEVKAKGFCTTAQLVQSGFLDKLKNNPVFAKYDY